The Streptomyces sp. V3I8 genome window below encodes:
- a CDS encoding 2'-5' RNA ligase family protein — MGADQGGAGTVGPRDVSFHPAADKDLRKLDATARRQVGATVDSLAEGSEGLQTHALNGPLKGWNSTKASRGHRIIHRNLDDGTLHVGYIGLHDYDKAITRLTSLTATAFFTQATTGTDNEGHEVELDLIDGWQHADGSVSHDDGTTVSDHPVKEAVAVDNSGGVMVAFVPPPEIAEQLAREDGQPADDLHITLAYLGKASSYTEQQLQILPQIVSSWALRHQPAEMRVGGTGKFNNSHKGQHVLYAAMDIPDGAALHADLVRTLEGHGYTLPSEHGWTPHMTLAYVDRHFRFMPHLDDHRWTSTHVVTEVGTTRHQARLGTIPSGRHTL, encoded by the coding sequence GTGGGGGCCGATCAAGGAGGAGCTGGGACTGTAGGCCCGCGCGACGTCTCCTTCCACCCGGCGGCCGACAAGGACCTGCGCAAACTCGACGCCACGGCGCGCAGACAGGTCGGCGCCACGGTCGACAGCCTGGCCGAGGGATCGGAAGGCCTGCAGACCCACGCCCTGAACGGGCCGCTCAAGGGGTGGAACTCCACGAAGGCCTCGCGCGGCCACCGCATCATCCACCGCAACCTCGACGACGGCACCCTCCACGTCGGCTACATCGGCCTGCACGACTACGACAAGGCCATCACCCGCCTCACCTCCCTCACCGCCACGGCGTTCTTCACCCAGGCCACCACCGGCACCGACAACGAGGGCCACGAGGTCGAGCTGGACTTGATCGACGGCTGGCAGCACGCCGACGGCTCCGTCTCCCACGACGACGGCACCACCGTCTCCGACCACCCCGTCAAGGAAGCGGTCGCCGTCGACAACTCCGGCGGCGTGATGGTCGCGTTCGTGCCCCCGCCTGAGATCGCCGAGCAGCTGGCCCGCGAGGACGGCCAGCCCGCCGACGACCTCCACATCACCCTCGCCTACCTCGGCAAGGCCTCCAGCTACACTGAGCAGCAGCTGCAGATCCTCCCGCAGATCGTCAGCTCCTGGGCCCTGCGCCACCAGCCCGCCGAGATGCGCGTCGGCGGGACCGGCAAGTTCAACAACAGCCACAAGGGCCAGCACGTGCTGTACGCGGCCATGGACATTCCCGACGGCGCGGCCCTGCACGCCGATCTGGTCCGTACGCTGGAGGGCCACGGCTACACGCTGCCCAGCGAACATGGGTGGACACCGCACATGACTCTGGCGTACGTTGATCGCCACTTTCGTTTCATGCCCCATCTGGATGATCACCGCTGGACGTCGACACACGTCGTCACCGAGGTAGGCACGACCCGCCACCAGGCCCGCCTCGGCACCATCCCCAGCGGAAGACACACGCTCTAG
- a CDS encoding DUF2637 domain-containing protein produces MTLTKRTRNDPPKSAIRPWRDRLAHADLAEIFDDGLIYLLAAGGFWLGFSTLYDLALQVDYSAPQAAGAAALADVAILAYSRKALREIRAGRSAWGLRLIVALFSIATFALQLRAAWPDPTSLAFHCMPPAVWIIGHEAMLRGKIRDARKALREQQIAAGLRPAPLPTIRISHWFLSPLPTFRVWRRMKLWELPQHVVVRQLVEDRKAKGNKAIPAAWQGILLTPVPLSSDDEPLELEDGPVAIDPPSEDTDIDMWRRFLRALPDAPPEGRSKETALAYIECVERLAGEFGFEVRGTLLAHLLSVDPSRISRIRNQGKELATTGS; encoded by the coding sequence GTGACCCTCACCAAGCGTACCCGCAACGACCCCCCGAAGTCCGCCATCCGCCCCTGGCGGGACCGCCTCGCCCACGCCGACCTCGCCGAGATCTTCGACGACGGCCTCATCTACCTCCTGGCCGCAGGCGGATTCTGGCTCGGATTCTCCACCCTCTACGACCTCGCCCTGCAGGTCGACTACAGCGCCCCCCAGGCCGCCGGAGCCGCCGCCCTCGCCGACGTCGCCATCCTCGCCTACTCCCGCAAGGCCCTGCGCGAGATCCGCGCCGGACGCTCCGCATGGGGCCTGCGCCTGATCGTCGCCCTCTTCTCCATCGCGACCTTCGCCCTCCAGCTGCGCGCCGCCTGGCCCGACCCCACCAGCCTCGCCTTCCACTGCATGCCCCCGGCCGTGTGGATCATCGGCCACGAGGCCATGCTGCGCGGCAAGATCCGCGACGCCCGCAAGGCCCTGCGCGAACAACAGATCGCCGCAGGCCTGCGCCCCGCCCCCCTGCCCACCATCCGCATCTCCCACTGGTTCCTCTCCCCCCTGCCCACCTTCCGCGTGTGGCGCCGCATGAAGCTGTGGGAACTGCCCCAGCACGTCGTCGTCCGCCAGCTCGTCGAGGACCGCAAGGCCAAGGGCAACAAGGCCATCCCCGCCGCCTGGCAGGGCATCCTCCTCACCCCCGTCCCCCTTTCCTCCGACGACGAGCCGCTGGAGCTCGAAGACGGCCCCGTCGCCATCGATCCCCCCAGCGAGGACACCGACATCGACATGTGGCGCCGCTTCCTCCGCGCCCTGCCCGACGCCCCGCCGGAGGGCCGCTCCAAGGAAACGGCCCTCGCCTACATCGAGTGCGTCGAACGGCTCGCCGGAGAGTTCGGCTTCGAGGTCAGGGGCACGCTCCTCGCCCACCTCCTCAGCGTCGACCCCAGCCGGATCTCCCGCATCCGAAACCAGGGCAAGGAACTGGCCACCACCGGCAGTTGA
- a CDS encoding toprim domain-containing protein, with translation MTTDLEQLAALPEAHKAQLARDALASIGVAVKREQGDELIIACPIGGYHKDQERNPTAALSTTKLLFNCLGCQARGTILWLIATVRGDDSIEQARQWLTGEAGLTRAMDLPVLLDLFDSLYAEKKTEPIPVYSPRMLDRWEGIDGYILDDRQIPITTAAKMGICTDPDGFMGPPDSRVRTGPRAVIPHYWRGDLVGWQSRRLPAADPSAPKYLSTPSFPRDQTIYNDLLHADEVVVVESPMSALRHMHHSPVVATFGSEVTEAQITRLARNRGKVTWWPDNDPAGWRTVEGYQRKGSRSRSLGAPERASAMCQNWIVQNPFAADPADLSDEVYDIVLDTAVPWQIYQRPERLYCHRCLNVAHRGAC, from the coding sequence ATGACGACTGACCTCGAACAGCTCGCCGCCCTGCCCGAGGCCCACAAGGCCCAGCTCGCCCGCGACGCGCTGGCCTCCATCGGCGTCGCCGTGAAACGCGAGCAGGGTGACGAACTGATCATCGCCTGCCCCATCGGCGGCTACCACAAGGACCAGGAGCGCAACCCCACGGCGGCCCTGTCGACCACGAAGCTGCTCTTCAACTGCCTGGGCTGCCAGGCCCGGGGAACGATCCTGTGGCTGATTGCCACGGTGCGCGGCGACGACAGCATCGAGCAGGCCCGCCAGTGGCTCACCGGCGAAGCCGGACTGACCCGGGCCATGGACCTGCCGGTCCTGCTCGACCTCTTCGACTCGCTGTACGCCGAGAAGAAGACCGAGCCGATCCCGGTCTACAGCCCCCGCATGCTGGACCGCTGGGAGGGCATCGACGGCTACATCCTCGACGACCGCCAGATCCCCATCACCACGGCGGCGAAAATGGGGATCTGCACCGACCCCGACGGCTTCATGGGCCCGCCGGACAGCCGCGTACGCACCGGCCCTCGCGCCGTCATCCCGCATTACTGGAGGGGCGACCTCGTCGGCTGGCAGTCCCGCCGCCTGCCCGCCGCCGACCCGAGCGCGCCCAAGTACCTCTCCACGCCGAGCTTCCCCCGCGACCAGACGATCTACAACGACTTGCTCCACGCGGACGAGGTCGTCGTCGTCGAGTCACCCATGAGCGCCCTGCGGCACATGCACCACTCGCCGGTCGTCGCGACCTTCGGCAGCGAGGTCACCGAAGCCCAGATCACCCGCCTGGCCCGCAACCGGGGCAAGGTCACCTGGTGGCCAGACAACGACCCCGCCGGGTGGCGCACCGTGGAGGGCTACCAGCGCAAGGGCAGCCGCTCCCGCTCCCTGGGCGCCCCCGAGCGGGCCTCGGCCATGTGCCAGAACTGGATCGTCCAGAACCCCTTCGCGGCCGACCCGGCCGACCTGTCCGACGAGGTCTACGACATCGTCCTGGACACCGCCGTGCCCTGGCAGATCTACCAGCGGCCCGAGCGGCTGTACTGCCACCGGTGCCTCAACGTCGCCCACCGTGGGGCCTGCTGA
- a CDS encoding WhiB family transcriptional regulator, protein MTFPCSTDPRLFDAGGGPDDPDVQKAKAICFTCPAIFMCRQQGRDGRENGVWGGESQVERVGVVGMGEDAAECGTYAGLMLHRALLETCETCLAARRERERDYNEKRKAGKKLVDIKPRGGVRTKSECPSVAAYKRHMKNDEDPGPCGCRGAYNAARKAERAAKPKGPRKVQGCPSTAAYRRHHRNGESGIECGCRAFKLGKDAKAREEKKQKAGAA, encoded by the coding sequence GTGACGTTCCCCTGCAGTACCGATCCTCGCCTCTTCGACGCCGGGGGCGGCCCCGACGACCCGGACGTCCAGAAGGCCAAGGCCATCTGCTTCACCTGCCCGGCCATTTTCATGTGCCGCCAGCAGGGCCGTGACGGCCGCGAGAACGGCGTCTGGGGCGGCGAGTCCCAGGTCGAGCGAGTCGGTGTCGTCGGCATGGGAGAGGACGCGGCCGAGTGCGGCACCTACGCCGGGCTGATGCTCCACCGCGCCCTGTTGGAGACGTGCGAGACCTGCCTTGCAGCCCGGCGCGAGCGCGAGCGGGACTACAACGAGAAGCGCAAGGCAGGCAAGAAGCTCGTGGACATCAAGCCTCGTGGAGGAGTCCGCACGAAGTCGGAGTGCCCCTCCGTGGCCGCCTACAAGCGCCACATGAAGAACGACGAAGACCCGGGGCCCTGCGGTTGCCGTGGCGCCTACAACGCAGCGAGGAAGGCCGAGAGGGCCGCCAAGCCGAAGGGGCCCCGCAAGGTCCAGGGCTGCCCGTCCACGGCCGCCTACCGTCGGCACCACCGCAACGGCGAGAGCGGCATCGAGTGCGGCTGCCGGGCATTCAAGCTGGGCAAGGACGCCAAGGCCCGCGAAGAGAAGAAGCAGAAGGCAGGCGCAGCATGA
- the dnaE gene encoding DNA polymerase III subunit alpha translates to MLRLVTSYASERFPGAEHRVGGLRIHLPALVEHEEDGTRWLLNPGYTPLDVTTSVWRRALADGAAGILFPLQDGICAIASHQVDEHAHDLGNGHLRLNHAHTAIFSDADGIPTYHEVLDQTEARDSTPPIRPKQGFVHLHTHSEYSPLDGLSRMAEIVEQVAAHGQRAVGITDHGNCAGHPALQRAADAAGLKPVFGIEANLTDDRHQRSTDLVPDDDPMRDVLDDEGKQVPFARQILNKYWHLCLFAETDEGLRNIWAASTEGFRDGFYGRPRMDWDTLARHSEGVIASTGCLRGPVAVAIKAGDMELARHRLTRLMDIYPGRLYVELQPNDLPEQRLVNETMVALAREFGLPLLATVDSHFPTAEDAHAHQVWIACQTQKDVQDEGDLFKEDLNLYLMGEDEVRDGLAYLGAAVASEAIANTVVLTDRCDARIKGAPVVPSFTGDPDEDVRRLRELCMANWDRLPASAQDQPTGAHRVYRERFEREMDLLVTKGFCGYYLMVADYVGWAKENGILVGPGRGSGGGSLVAYLARITSLDPIRHDLLFERFLTMGRSGLPDFDVDFPASKKGLILGYLRQRWGAEFVVTIGSEGRLKNKAVLDNVLRALKSRLPDNAEADLKQVKELIKEAEAGTAGLGMSWEDLWVQHGDQLQPYADRYPELFAMAEKFVGRLKSYGRHAAGVVISTDAPLSDWMPMRAVDGEEQMVTQWAMDDVEAIGGIKFDILTLGTLDTIQRCIDLVYARYGVRIDLESWDKEFEDPDVWDEIQRALTLGIFQIETPSGTRLCERMRPANIAELSDMITIVRPGPMNSGLTDAYLRRRAGEQAVTYPDERLRRVLEPTYGAMIYQEQVMAVTRIIAGYDESEADTVRKILGKKKVAAIESAGREFLERADMAEAQAAHLWAQMAEFSKYGFNKSHAYAYAYLAYWTAFLKVNYRREFLVAVMTTVDNDRLPEFVREARRVGVGVQPPDINLSRQGFTVDPAEYSIRYGLDSVKGVGESAVGDIVPHQPYQAWDDFLERKGSKANAGVVSLLARVGAFDSLVPNRRGLEATLLAKKTGEDARCTLKQDDAQPETLLIHPRRDDESDEDFAARKEAARVRQRVAPPTCTFDWKTEPAPVNARTGKKLKPKPPPKKCTKACRMYDPRPPMDLDAVEPYTDEDIRQIELEMLGVFLSSTPFERLNPNDRQACLHNATVITDGPNGNYIVAAIVASARPHRSIPMGFVSLETEAATLSAAVFQDAWAVEKHRLNKGQLCFAEIRKTDRGLNLVAYQPV, encoded by the coding sequence GTGCTGCGCCTGGTCACTTCCTATGCCTCTGAGCGTTTCCCCGGAGCCGAACACCGTGTCGGCGGCCTGCGAATCCACCTCCCCGCCCTCGTCGAGCACGAGGAAGACGGCACCCGCTGGCTGCTGAACCCCGGCTACACGCCCCTCGACGTCACGACGTCTGTGTGGCGTCGGGCGCTCGCCGACGGCGCGGCCGGGATCCTCTTCCCCCTGCAGGACGGCATCTGCGCCATCGCCTCCCACCAGGTCGACGAGCACGCCCACGACCTGGGCAACGGCCACCTGCGCCTCAACCACGCGCACACCGCGATCTTCTCCGATGCCGACGGCATCCCGACCTACCACGAGGTCCTGGACCAGACCGAGGCTCGTGACAGCACGCCGCCGATCCGCCCGAAGCAGGGGTTCGTCCACCTGCACACGCACAGCGAGTACAGCCCCCTCGACGGCCTGTCCCGCATGGCCGAGATCGTCGAGCAGGTCGCAGCCCACGGCCAGCGCGCCGTCGGCATCACCGACCACGGCAACTGCGCCGGGCACCCGGCCCTGCAGCGCGCGGCCGACGCCGCCGGACTCAAGCCGGTCTTCGGCATCGAAGCCAACCTGACCGACGACCGGCACCAGCGCTCCACCGACCTCGTCCCCGACGACGACCCCATGCGCGACGTCCTGGACGACGAGGGCAAGCAGGTCCCGTTCGCCCGGCAGATTCTCAACAAGTACTGGCACCTGTGCCTGTTCGCCGAGACCGACGAGGGCCTGCGCAACATCTGGGCCGCGTCCACCGAAGGTTTCCGCGACGGCTTCTACGGCCGCCCCCGCATGGACTGGGACACCCTGGCCCGCCACAGCGAAGGCGTCATCGCCTCCACCGGCTGCCTGCGCGGCCCCGTTGCCGTCGCCATCAAGGCAGGCGACATGGAGCTGGCCCGCCACCGTCTGACCCGGCTCATGGACATCTACCCGGGCCGCCTGTACGTCGAGCTGCAGCCCAACGACCTGCCCGAGCAGCGCCTGGTCAACGAGACGATGGTCGCCCTGGCCCGCGAGTTCGGCCTGCCGCTGCTGGCCACCGTCGACTCCCACTTCCCGACGGCCGAGGACGCCCACGCCCACCAGGTGTGGATCGCCTGCCAGACCCAGAAGGACGTCCAGGACGAAGGCGACCTCTTCAAGGAGGACCTCAACCTTTACCTGATGGGCGAGGACGAGGTCCGCGACGGCCTGGCCTACCTCGGCGCGGCCGTCGCCAGCGAAGCCATCGCCAACACCGTGGTGCTCACCGACCGCTGCGACGCCCGCATCAAGGGCGCCCCCGTCGTTCCGTCCTTCACCGGCGACCCGGACGAGGACGTACGGCGCCTGCGCGAGCTGTGCATGGCCAACTGGGACCGCCTGCCCGCCAGCGCCCAGGACCAGCCGACCGGCGCCCACCGCGTCTACCGCGAGCGCTTCGAGCGCGAGATGGACCTGCTGGTCACCAAGGGCTTCTGCGGCTACTACCTGATGGTCGCCGACTACGTGGGCTGGGCCAAGGAGAACGGCATCCTCGTCGGCCCCGGGCGCGGCTCCGGAGGCGGCTCCCTGGTCGCCTACCTCGCCCGCATCACCAGCCTGGACCCGATCCGCCACGACCTGCTCTTCGAGCGCTTCCTGACCATGGGCCGCTCCGGCCTGCCCGACTTCGACGTCGACTTCCCCGCCTCGAAGAAGGGCCTGATCCTCGGCTACCTCCGCCAGCGCTGGGGCGCCGAGTTCGTCGTCACCATCGGCTCCGAGGGCCGCCTGAAGAACAAGGCCGTCCTCGACAACGTCCTGCGCGCGCTGAAGTCCCGCCTGCCCGACAACGCCGAGGCCGACCTGAAGCAGGTCAAGGAGCTGATCAAGGAGGCCGAGGCGGGCACCGCCGGACTCGGCATGAGCTGGGAGGACCTGTGGGTCCAGCACGGTGACCAGCTCCAGCCCTACGCCGACCGCTACCCCGAGCTGTTCGCCATGGCCGAGAAGTTCGTCGGCCGCCTGAAGTCCTACGGCCGCCATGCCGCCGGGGTCGTCATCTCCACCGACGCGCCCCTGTCCGACTGGATGCCGATGCGCGCGGTCGACGGCGAAGAGCAGATGGTCACCCAGTGGGCCATGGACGACGTCGAGGCCATCGGCGGCATCAAGTTCGACATCCTCACCCTCGGCACCCTCGACACGATCCAGCGCTGCATCGACCTCGTCTACGCCCGCTACGGCGTCCGCATCGACCTGGAGTCCTGGGACAAGGAGTTCGAGGACCCGGACGTGTGGGACGAGATCCAGCGCGCCCTGACCCTCGGCATCTTCCAGATCGAAACGCCGAGCGGCACCCGCCTGTGCGAGCGGATGCGCCCGGCCAACATCGCCGAGCTGTCCGACATGATCACCATCGTCCGGCCGGGCCCCATGAACTCCGGCCTCACCGACGCCTACCTGCGCCGCCGCGCCGGAGAGCAGGCCGTCACCTACCCCGACGAGCGCCTGCGCCGCGTCCTGGAGCCCACCTACGGCGCCATGATCTACCAGGAGCAGGTCATGGCCGTCACCCGGATCATCGCCGGGTACGACGAGTCCGAGGCCGACACCGTCCGCAAGATCCTCGGCAAGAAGAAGGTCGCCGCGATCGAGTCGGCCGGACGCGAGTTCCTCGAACGAGCCGACATGGCCGAGGCCCAGGCCGCCCACCTGTGGGCCCAGATGGCCGAGTTCTCCAAGTACGGTTTCAACAAGTCCCACGCCTACGCCTACGCCTACCTCGCGTACTGGACCGCGTTCCTGAAGGTCAACTACCGGCGCGAGTTCCTCGTGGCCGTCATGACGACCGTCGACAACGACCGGCTGCCCGAGTTCGTCCGCGAGGCCCGCCGCGTCGGCGTCGGCGTCCAGCCGCCGGACATCAACCTCTCCCGCCAGGGCTTCACCGTCGACCCGGCCGAGTACTCGATCCGCTACGGTCTCGACTCCGTCAAGGGCGTCGGCGAGTCCGCTGTCGGCGACATCGTCCCCCACCAGCCCTACCAGGCCTGGGACGACTTCCTGGAGCGCAAGGGCTCCAAGGCCAACGCCGGGGTCGTCTCCCTGCTGGCCAGGGTCGGCGCCTTCGACTCCCTCGTGCCCAACCGGCGCGGCCTGGAAGCCACCCTGCTGGCCAAGAAGACCGGCGAGGACGCCCGCTGCACCCTCAAGCAGGACGACGCCCAGCCGGAGACTCTCCTCATACACCCCCGGCGGGACGACGAGTCCGACGAGGACTTCGCGGCCCGCAAGGAGGCCGCCCGCGTCCGGCAGCGCGTCGCCCCGCCTACCTGCACCTTCGACTGGAAGACCGAGCCCGCCCCGGTCAACGCCCGCACCGGCAAGAAACTCAAGCCGAAGCCCCCACCGAAGAAGTGCACCAAGGCCTGCCGGATGTACGACCCCCGGCCGCCGATGGACCTCGACGCCGTCGAGCCCTACACGGACGAGGACATCCGCCAGATCGAGCTGGAGATGCTCGGAGTCTTCCTCTCCAGCACCCCCTTCGAACGGCTCAACCCGAACGACCGCCAGGCGTGCCTGCACAACGCCACCGTGATCACGGATGGCCCCAACGGCAACTACATCGTCGCCGCGATCGTCGCCTCCGCCCGGCCCCACCGCTCCATCCCCATGGGGTTCGTGTCCCTGGAGACCGAGGCCGCCACCCTCAGCGCGGCCGTGTTCCAGGACGCCTGGGCCGTCGAGAAGCACCGCCTGAACAAGGGCCAGCTCTGCTTCGCCGAGATCCGCAAAACCGACCGGGGCCTCAACCTCGTCGCCTACCAGCCCGTCTAA
- a CDS encoding sigma-70 region 4 domain-containing protein, with translation MTIPVRTLRELFRHLQAWNALYEAEGKDTITGPDGTEYCIHDIVRLYNTAIHGRGEKGKHLLSPRQREAIQLFLIENRPERNVARIMGVSEDNPVASYATQGLVRLNELIESGTIPDTGRAELEVAA, from the coding sequence ATGACTATTCCTGTGCGCACGCTCAGGGAACTGTTCCGGCACCTCCAGGCATGGAATGCCCTCTACGAAGCTGAGGGCAAGGACACCATCACTGGGCCGGACGGGACCGAGTACTGCATCCACGACATCGTCCGCCTCTACAACACGGCAATCCACGGACGCGGTGAAAAGGGAAAGCACCTCCTTTCGCCGCGCCAGCGCGAGGCAATTCAGCTGTTCCTCATCGAGAACAGGCCCGAGCGCAATGTCGCCCGCATCATGGGCGTCTCCGAGGACAACCCCGTCGCCTCGTACGCCACCCAGGGCCTGGTCCGGCTCAACGAGCTGATCGAGTCCGGCACCATCCCCGACACCGGCCGAGCCGAGCTGGAAGTGGCCGCGTGA
- a CDS encoding helix-turn-helix transcriptional regulator, with protein MAYDIAQAVYDLRTEQGLSQGELAERVGTKQPRISVVESATKMPSLPLLLRIAKALGVRLVIRFEKPGDPQ; from the coding sequence ATGGCCTACGACATCGCGCAGGCCGTCTACGACCTGCGTACCGAACAGGGCCTGTCGCAAGGAGAACTGGCCGAACGCGTCGGCACCAAGCAGCCACGCATCTCCGTCGTGGAATCCGCAACGAAGATGCCCTCCCTGCCCCTGCTGCTACGCATCGCCAAAGCCCTCGGCGTACGCCTCGTCATCCGCTTCGAGAAGCCAGGAGACCCCCAGTGA
- a CDS encoding GNAT family N-acetyltransferase, translating into MTDISATSFFRQAAETVSPDFEHEESDTGGSKRPTKIHLHALDPDSGDRMGTLTYHVPRRKADKILIEHVGTDQAHRGKGVASALMDEMQRRHPATPIDHGDRTDAGKGWWKSYTNGKSVSRGRTMAAATKPCPCCSGTGEHNTGFECFHCDGGLTVPADSPDDATCDGRLPDGGHGKTAATSWDVPDHVSSSIHRGLTLALTPEDHAHVHDRSISTSKRSLHVLRLATERGGLGRHWSTDPDMASHFSHTGASDLANHPERPHLLSVTLHAHPPKPEHIERDPEELGRMGVQGHVVEKEVPLTRDAPVRVHGVDWQDTRDFDQSHRFSAGEGHKGVLRQAFITPVPDNDQPYEHEHGWLPRDHFFEPTKPGLDPRLFDGDRMRPEVRQHLLSLLHGFWAPKYGDSWQSWARVYLAGSEASHFLGPDGTGNGDLDVLIGIDYGAFRAHVSALADLADGDIDTRLTDELRRGLNDDARMLPGPDGKETGPWESTWYVNPGAYDIRAIKPYAAYDITRDEWAVKPVETPADFGPEKLPESTWGVFEALQTLIKAIAELPAGTREREGAALYDYLHGDRHAAFGPDGTGLYDPANATWKALDKAPGKPLQQLIDWKHAHDGATTLESAA; encoded by the coding sequence GTGACGGACATCAGCGCGACCAGCTTCTTCCGGCAGGCGGCCGAGACCGTCTCCCCGGACTTCGAGCACGAGGAGAGCGACACCGGCGGATCGAAACGGCCGACGAAGATCCACCTCCACGCCCTCGACCCCGACAGCGGCGACCGGATGGGCACCCTCACCTACCACGTCCCCCGCCGCAAGGCCGACAAAATCCTCATCGAGCACGTCGGCACCGACCAGGCCCACCGGGGCAAGGGCGTCGCCTCCGCCCTCATGGACGAGATGCAGCGCCGCCACCCCGCCACTCCCATCGACCACGGCGACCGCACCGACGCGGGCAAGGGCTGGTGGAAGAGCTACACCAACGGCAAGAGCGTCTCCCGGGGCCGCACCATGGCCGCCGCGACCAAGCCGTGCCCCTGCTGCAGCGGCACCGGCGAGCACAACACCGGCTTCGAGTGCTTCCACTGCGACGGCGGCCTGACCGTCCCCGCCGACAGCCCCGACGACGCCACCTGCGACGGCCGCCTGCCCGACGGCGGCCACGGCAAGACGGCGGCCACGAGCTGGGACGTCCCCGACCATGTCTCCTCCTCCATCCACCGTGGCCTGACCCTCGCCCTGACCCCCGAGGACCACGCCCACGTCCACGACCGCTCCATCTCCACCAGCAAGCGATCTCTGCACGTCCTGCGGCTCGCCACCGAGCGCGGCGGCCTCGGCCGCCACTGGAGCACCGACCCCGACATGGCCAGCCACTTCTCCCACACCGGTGCGAGCGACCTGGCCAACCACCCCGAGCGCCCCCACCTGCTCTCCGTCACCCTTCACGCCCACCCGCCCAAGCCCGAGCACATCGAGCGCGACCCCGAAGAACTGGGCCGCATGGGCGTCCAGGGCCACGTTGTGGAGAAGGAGGTCCCCCTCACCCGGGACGCCCCCGTGCGGGTCCACGGGGTCGACTGGCAAGACACCAGGGACTTCGACCAAAGCCATCGATTCAGCGCGGGAGAAGGCCACAAGGGCGTCCTGAGGCAGGCGTTCATCACCCCCGTCCCCGACAACGACCAGCCCTACGAGCACGAGCACGGCTGGCTGCCCCGCGACCACTTCTTCGAGCCGACCAAGCCCGGCCTGGACCCGCGCCTCTTCGACGGCGACCGCATGCGTCCCGAGGTCCGCCAGCACCTCCTCAGCCTGCTCCACGGCTTCTGGGCGCCGAAGTACGGCGACTCCTGGCAGTCCTGGGCCCGCGTCTACCTCGCAGGCTCCGAGGCCTCCCACTTCCTCGGCCCCGACGGCACCGGCAACGGCGACCTCGACGTCCTGATCGGCATCGACTACGGCGCCTTCCGAGCCCACGTCTCCGCCCTGGCCGATCTCGCCGACGGGGACATCGACACCCGCCTGACCGACGAGCTGCGCCGGGGCCTGAACGACGATGCCCGCATGCTGCCCGGCCCCGACGGCAAAGAGACGGGGCCCTGGGAATCCACCTGGTACGTGAACCCCGGGGCGTACGACATCCGCGCCATCAAGCCCTACGCGGCCTACGACATCACCCGCGACGAATGGGCCGTCAAGCCCGTCGAGACCCCGGCCGACTTCGGCCCCGAGAAGCTCCCCGAGTCCACCTGGGGCGTCTTCGAGGCCCTGCAGACCCTCATCAAGGCCATCGCCGAGCTTCCCGCCGGAACCCGTGAACGCGAGGGCGCCGCTCTGTACGATTACCTCCACGGTGACCGCCACGCCGCGTTCGGACCCGACGGAACGGGCCTCTACGACCCCGCCAACGCGACCTGGAAAGCTCTCGACAAGGCCCCGGGCAAGCCTCTGCAGCAGCTCATCGACTGGAAGCACGCCCACGACGGCGCCACGACCCTGGAGTCCGCAGCATGA